In a genomic window of Erigeron canadensis isolate Cc75 chromosome 5, C_canadensis_v1, whole genome shotgun sequence:
- the LOC122599657 gene encoding chloroplast envelope membrane protein gives MVYMFLMTTSMVSCNNNFLFSDQRLSSCCNKHLCLDSVVYLSSGRRGVRRLVPNAKRKKHNRKRSWWKKFFFDEDGNWFGLKDDDMLDAEEESGKNSSDDEGLSENEKFEAWKRRAEAIVELREAQENVQNEEEKRWEDWILDGTNGRRSSSNGSSWYQEVRDDVQDDLSDLIPGKGLVESVRDTVFGRDDDEILYEDRVFRYASFNSVNFLAVLIIVPWALDFLVHDYVLMPFLDRYVKTVPLAAEILDVRKHQKLEMVKELKNEKERFKFEVEIGKSPPISEEELYLELRHKALELRDEWRLINRSAFANIWSDMVFGISLFAILYFNQNQVALLKFTGYKILNNVTDTGKAFLIILITDIFLGYHSESGWQTLLEIIVEHYGFDVDQSAIIIFVCLIPVIIDACVKLWMFKYLPRLSPKVSNIFQEMKRH, from the exons ATGGTATACATGTTCTTAATGACCACTTCAATGGTTTCTTGTAATAATAATTTCTTGTTTTCTGATCAAAGATTAAGTAGTTGTTGTAATAAACATTTGTGTTTAGATAGTGTAGTTTATTTAAGTAGTGGTAGAAGAGGGGTTAGACGATTAGTCCCTAATGCGAAGAGGAAGAAGCATAATCGAAAAAGGAGTTGGTGGAAAAAGTTCTTTTTTGATGAAGATGGGAATTGGTTTggtttaaaagatgatgatatgcttgatgCAGAGGAGGAATCAGGAAAGAATTCGAGTGATGATGAAGGGTTATCTGAGAATGAGAAGTTTGAGGCATGGAAAAGGAGGGCCGAGGCGATTGTGGAATTGAGGGAAGCGCAAGAAAACGTGCAAAATGAAGAGGAAAAACGGTGGGAGGATTGGATTCTTGATGGGACAAATGGTAGGAGGAGTAGTAGTAATGGTTCATCATGGTACCAAGAGGTTCGTGATGATGTTCAAGATGATTTAAGTGATCTTATACCGGGAAAAGGTTTGGTTGAATCGGTGAGAGATACGGTGTTTGGGAGAGACGATGATGAAATATTGTATGAAGATCGTGTCTTTCGATATGCCTCCTTCAATTCGGT AAATTTTTTGGCAGTGTTGATAATTGTACCATGGGCTTTGGATTTTTTGGTTCATGACTATGTTCTTATGCCTTTTCTCGATAG GTATGTGAAGACTGTGCCACTTGCAGCAGAGATTCTTGATGTAAGAAAGCATCAAAAGCTTGAGATGGTAAAggaattaaaaaatgaaaaagaaagatttAAATTTGAGGTAGAGATTGGGAAATCTCCACCGATATCTGAAGAAGAGCTTTATCTAGAGTTACGACATAAAGC GTTAGAATTGAGAGATGAATGGAGATTAATAAACCGTAGTGCATTTGCTAATATATGGTCCGATATGGTATTCGGAATCTCTTTATTTGCTATTTTGTACTTCAATCAGAATCAG GTAGCTTTGCTGAAATTTACAGGGTATAAGATATTAAACAATGTTACAGACACCGGGAAGGCATTCTTAATCATTCTTATTACAGATATTTTTCTTGG GTATCATTCGGAATCGGGTTGGCAGACTTTACTAGAAATAATTGTGGAACATTATGGTTTTGATGTTGATCAGTCTGCCATTATTATTTTTGTCTGCTTGATTCCAGTGATCATCGATGCATGTGTGAAGCTTTGG ATGTTCAAATATCTCCCAAGATTATCGCCCAAGGTATCGAATATTTTCCAGGAAATGAAGAGGCATTAG
- the LOC122600001 gene encoding serine/threonine-protein kinase STY13-like, with the protein MLIGPNLNHGHDNHFHDVTQRFYHKLDDDVSMESFSSLHMSNNGGSIGISTTHSSVCSNGSKHPMLSHHGSNHLPVTYTFDQSVNNRGRVSQGLSDDVLAQSLLDSCFPTKGLQDYEEWTIELKKLNMGPAFAQGTFGKLYKGTYNGEDVAIKLLERPEDNVDKANLLEQQFQQEVTMLARLKHSNIVKFVGACYKPRVLCIVTEYAKGGSLRQSLSRRRNKSAVPLKTAVKQALDIARGMEYIHGFGLIHRDLKSDNLLIASDKSIKIADFGFARIEVQKEEMTPEMGTYRWMAPEMIQRRSYTQKVDVYSFGIVLWELITGKLPYQNLKDVQLAFAVVNKGLRPTIPDDCLPIFREIMTRCWDVEPTVRPHFTEVVQMLEKAEIEIMTTVRKALFRGCCVSNPMTID; encoded by the exons ATGTTGATCGGTCCAAATCTAAACCATGGCCACGATAATCATTTTCATGATGTGACGCAAAGGTTTTACCATAAGCTCGATGATGATGTGTCCATGGAAAGTTTCAGTAGTTTACATATGAGCAACAATGGAGGTTCCATTGGAATCTCAACTACTCACAGCAGTGTTTGTTCAAATGGCTCCAAGCATCCGATGCTAAGTCACCATGGTTCAAACCATCTTCCTGTCACATACACTTTTGACCAAAGTGTTAACAATAGAGGAAGAGTTTCACAAGGGTTAAGTGATGATGTATTGGCTCAATCTCTATTAGACTCTTGTTTTCCGACAAAAGGGCTTCAAGATTATGAAGAATGGACCATTGAGCTTAAAAAGCTCAACATGGGGCCTGCTTTTGCTCAAGGGACTTTCGGAAAACTTTATAAAGGTACTTATAATGGTGAAGATGTTGCTATTAAGCTTTTGGAAAGGCCAGAAGATAATGTAGATAAAGCAAACCTTTTGGAGCAACAATTTCAACAAGAAGTTACGATGCTTGCAAGGTTAAAGCATTCAAATATCGTAAAATTTGTTGGTGCATGTTATAAACCGAGGGTGTTGTGCATTGTTACTGAATACGCAAAGGGTGGTTCTCTTAGACAGTCTTTAAGCAGGCGTCGTAATAAAAGTGCAGTGCCCCTGAAAACGGCAGTCAAACAAGCTTTGGATATAGCTAGGGGAATGGAATATATTCATGGGTTTGGATTGATTCATAGAGATTTGAAGTCGGATAACCTTTTAATCGCTTCTGATAAATCAATCAAGATTGCTGATTTTGGTTTTGCTAGGATTGAAGTGCAGAAGGAAGAGATGACACCAGAGATGGGAACCTATCGATGGATGGCTCC TGAGATGATACAGCGCCGGTCCTACACTCAAAAAGTGGATGTTTATAGCTTCGGGATTGTTTTGTGGGAACTAATCACGGGTAAGCTACCATACCAAAACCTAAAAGATGTGCAGTTAGCGTTTGCTGTTGTGAATAAAGGCCTGCGCCCAACCATCCCGGATGACTGCCTTCCTATTTTCCGAGAAATAATGACACGTTGTTGGGATGTAGAACCTACGGTCAGACCACATTTCACTGAAGTGGTCCAAATGCTTGAAAAGGCAGAAATTGAGATTATGACAACGGTCAGGAAGGCTCTGTTCAGAGGCTGTTGTGTTAGTAACCCCATGACAATTGATTGA